A single window of Cottoperca gobio chromosome 9, fCotGob3.1, whole genome shotgun sequence DNA harbors:
- the cltcl1 gene encoding clathrin heavy chain 1 isoform X3: protein MAQILPIRFQEHLQLQNMGVNPANIGFSYLTMESDKFICIREKVGDQNQVVIVDMSDPTNPIRRPISADSAIMNPASKVIALKDAAKTLQIFNIEMKSKVKAHTMTEEVMFWKWISVNTVALVTDTAVFHWSMEGDSQPTKVFDRHASLAGCQIINYRTDEQQKWLLLIGISAQQNRVVGAMQLYSVDRKVSQPIEGHAAAFGEFKVEGNANASTLFCFAVRSQAGGKLHIIEVGQPAAGNQPFAKKAVDVFFPPEAQTDFPVAMQIGNKHGVIYLITKYGYIHLYDLESGVCIYMNRISAETIFVTAPHEATSGIIGVNKKGQVLSVCVEEENIVNYATNVLQNPDLALRIAVRSNLAGAEEVFARKFNTLFAQGSYSESAKVAASAPKGILRTAETIRKFQSVPAQPGQASPLLQYFGILLDQGQLNKFESLELCRPVLQQGRKQLLEKWLKEDKLECSEELGDLVKASDPTLALSVYLRANVPNKVIQCFAETGQFQKIVLYAKKVGFTPDWVFLLRNVMRVNPDQGLQFAQMLVQDEEPLANINQIVDVFMEGNLIQQCTSFLLDALKNNRPAEGHLQTRLLEMNLIHAPQVADAILGNQMFTHYDRPHVAQLCEKAGLLQRALEHYTDLYDIKRAVVHTHLLNPEWLVNFFGSLSVEDSVECLRAMLSANIRQNLQLCVQVASKYHEQLGTQALVELFESFKSYEGLFYFLGSIVNFSQEPDVHFKYIQAACKTGQIKEVERICRESNCYDPERVKNFLKEAKLTDQLPLIIVCDRFDFVHDLVLYLYRNNLQKYIEIYVQKVNPSRLPVVIGGLLDVDCAEDVIKNLITVVKGQFSTDELVEEVEKRNRLKLLLSWLESRIHDGCEEPATHNALAKIYIDSNNTPERFLKENTFYDSAVVGKYCEKRDPHLACVAYERGQCDLDLIKVCNENSLFKSEARYLVRRKDPELWANVLEENNPFKRQLIDQVVQTALTETQDPEEVSVTVKAFMTADLPNELIELLEKIVLDNSVFSEHRNLQNLLILTAIKADRTRVMEYINKLDNYDAPDIANIAISNELFEEAFAIFKKFDVNTSAIQVLIEHIGNLDRAYEFAERCNEPAVWSQLARAQLQRDLVKEAIDSYIKAVDPSAYMEVVNAASKNNNWEDLVKFLQMARKKARESYVETELIFALAKTNRLAELEEFVSGPNNAHIQQVGDRCYDEGMYDAAKLLYNNVSNFARLASTLVHLGEYQAAVDSARKANSTRTWKEVCFACVDGEEFRLAQICGLHIVIHADELEDLISYYQDRGYFEELIALLEAALGLERAHMGMFTELAILYSKFKPQKMREHLELFWSRVNIPKVLRAAEQSHLWAELVFLYDKYEEYDNAAITMMSHATDAWKEGPFKDIIAKVANVELYYKSLSFYLEYKPLLMNDLLTILSPRLDHSRAVTFFSKMNQLKLVKPYLRSVQNHNNKSVNEALNNLLTEEEDYQGLRASIDAYDNFDTIDLAQRLEKHELIEFRRIAAYLYKGNNRWRQSVELCKKDKLYKDAMLYAAESKDAELAETLLQWFLEEGRKECFAACLFASYDLLHPDVVLELAWRHNIMDFAMPYFIQVMREYMTKVDKLEEADSQRKTEEEVTEPQPIVFGQQLMLPASPAPVAPQPAYPGYGYPAAPAGFPAQPAYGFNI from the exons TTGCAGAACATGGGCGTGAACCCAGCCAACATTGGGTTCAGCTATCTGACCATGGAGTCGGACAAGTTCATCTGCATCAGAGAGAAGGTTGGCGATCAGAACCAGGTGGTGATCGTGGACATGTCCGACCCCACCAACCCAATCAGGAGGCCGATCTCTGCCGACAGCGCCATCATGAACCCCGCCAGCAAGGTCATCGCCCTGAAAG aCG CTGCCAAAACTCTTCAGATCTTCAACATAGAGATGAAGAGTAAGGTGAAGGCTCACACAATGACTGAGGAGGTCATGTTCTGGAAGTGGATATCGGTAAACACCGTTGCCTTGGTGACTGATACGGCTGTCTTTCACTGGAGCATGGAGGGGGATTCCCAACCCACCAAAGTATTCGATCGGCACGCCAGTCTGGCGGGATGTCAGATCATCAACTACAGAACTGACGAACAACAGAAGTGGCTACTGCTGATAGGGATTTCTGCACAG CAAAATCGTGTTGTTGGGGCGATGCAGCTGTATTCTGTTGACAGGAAAGTGTCCCAGCCCATCGAGGGGCACGCTGCTGCCTTCGGGGAGTTCAAAGTGGAGGGAAATGCCAATGCATCCACCCTCTTCTGCTTTGCTGTGCGCTCACAGGCTGGGGGAAAG TTGCACATCATTGAAGTTGGTCAACCGGCTGCAGGAAACCAGCCATTTGCTAAGAAAGCAGTGGACGTGTTCTTCCCTCCAGAGGCCCAGACAGACTTTCCTGTAGCTATGCAG ATTGGTAACAAGCACGGTGTAATATATTTGATCACAAAGTACGGTTACATTCACCTGTATGACCTGGAGTCTGGAGTGTGCATCTACATGAACCGAATCAGTGCAGAGACCATCTTTGTAACCGCCCCTCATGAAGCCACCTCGGGAATTATTGGGGTCAACAAGAAGGGACAG gtattgtcagtgtgtgttgagGAGGAAAACATTGTCAACTATGCCACCAACGTCCTGCAGAATCCAGATCTAGCCTTAAGGATTGCTGTGAGGTCAAACCTCGCTGGAGCTGAGGAGGTTTTTGCCCGAAAGTTCAACACTCTGTTTGCCCAGGGAAGTTATTCAGAGTCTGCAAAGGTTGCTGCATCAGCACCCAAG GGTATCCTGCGGACGGCAGAGACCATCCGTAAATTTCAGAGTGTCCCGGCCCAGCCAGGTCAGGCCTCTCCACTGTTGCAGTACTTTGGTATTCTGCTGGACCAAGGCCAGCTCAACAAGTTTGAGTCTCTGGAGCTGTGCAGGCCCGTCCTGCAGCAGGGCCGCAAGCAATTACTAGAGAAATGGCTAAAGGAGGACAAG CTGGAGTGCTCAGAGGAACTGGGAGACCTGGTGAAGGCCTCTGACCCCACCCTCGCTCTTAGTGTGTACCTCAGAGCTAACGTCCCCAACAAGGTCATACAGTGCTTCGCTGAGACAGGCCAGTTCCAGAAGATAGTGCTGTATGCTAAAAAG GTGGGCTTCACCCCAGACTGGGTGTTTTTGCTGAGAAATGTGATGCGTGTCAATCCAGACCAGGGACTGCAGTTTGCCCAGATGCTGGTACAGGATGAGGAGCCGCTGGCCAACATCaaccag ATCGTAGATGTGTTCATGGAGGGCAACCTGATCCAGCAGTGCACCTCCTTCCTGTTAGATGCACTAAAGAACAACCGCCCAGCCGAAGGACACTTGCAGACGCGTCTGCTTGAGATGAACCTCATACATGCTCCGCAG GTGGCAGATGCGATCCTGGGGAACCAGATGTTCACCCACTATGACCGTCCCCACGTTGCTCAGCTGTGTGAGAAGGCAGGACTGCTGCAGAGAGCCCTCGAACACTACACCGACCTGTATGATATCAAACGAGCCGTGGTGCACACACATCTGCTCAACCCTGAG TGGCTGGTGAACTTCTTTGGCTCTTTATCAGTTGAAGACTCGGTGGAGTGTTTAAGAGCCATGTTATCTGCTAACATCAGGCAGaacctgcagctgtgtgtccaGGTAGCGTCTAAGTATCATGAGCAGCTGGGGACTCAGGCATTAGTGGAGCTCTTTGAATCCTTCAAGAGTTATGAGG GCTTGTTTTACTTCCTTGGGTCGATTGTGAATTTCAGCCAGGAGCCTGACGTTCACTTTAAGTACATCCAGGCTGCCTGCAAAACAGGCCAGATCAAAGAAGTGGAAAGAATCTGTAGAGAGAGCAATTGCTACGACCCGGAGAGGGTTAAAAACTTCCTAAAG GAGGCCAAGCTAACAGACCAGCTTCCTCTTATCATTGTGTGCGATCGCTTTGACTTTGTCCATGACCTGGTGCTCTACCTCTACCGCAACAATCTACAGAAATACATTGAGATCTACGTACAGAAA GTGAACCCCAGTCGTCTACCGGTGGTGATAGGCGGTCTGTTGGATGTCGACTGTGCTGAGGATGTCATTAAGAACCTGATCACGGTGGTCAAAGGGCAGTTTTCCACTGATgagctggtggaggaggtggagaagaggaACAG GTTAAAACTTCTTCTGTCATGGCTGGAGTCCCGTATCCACGATGGATGCGAGGAGCCGGCTACCCACAATGCCCTGGCCAAGATCTACATTGACAGCAACAACACACCCGAGCGCTTCCTGAAGGAGAACACATTCTACGACAGTGCCGTGGTCGGAAAATACTGCGAGAAGAGAGACCCCCACCTGGCCTGTGTGGCTTATGAGAGAGGACAGTGTGACCTGGATCTCATCAAA GTGTGCAATGAGAACTCGTTATTCAAGAGTGAGGCTCGATATCTGGTGCGACGGAAAGATCCCGAGCTTTGGGCGAACGTGCTGGAAGAAAACAACCCTTTCAAAAGACAACTCATCGACCAG GTGGTGCAGACAGCACTGACAGAGACCCAGGACCCAGAGGAGGTGTCAGTCACAGTCAAGGCCTTCATGACTGCAGACCTGCCCAACGAGCTGATCGAACTTCTGGAGAAGATTGTACTTGATAACTCCGTCTTCAGTGAACACAG AAACCTCCAGAACCTGCTGATTTTGACGGCCATCAAAGCCGACCGCACTCGTGTGATGGAATACATCAACAAGCTAGACAACTACGACGCTCCAGACATTGCTAATATTGCCATCAGCAATGAGCTCTTTGAAGAAGCGTTTGCTATTTTCAAGAAGTTTGATGTCAACACATCAGCCATACAg GTATTGATAGAGCACATAGGGAACTTGGATCGAGCCTATGAGTTTGCTGAGCGCTGCAATGAGCCTGCGGTGTGGAGCCAGTTAGCCAGAGCTCAGCTGCAAAGAGACCTGGTAAAGGAGGCCATTGACTCGTATATCAAAGCCGTTGATCCTTCAGCGTACATGGAGGTGGTCAACGCAGCCAGCAAGAACA ATAACTGGGAAGACTTGGTTAAATTCCTTCAGATGGCTCGAAAGAAAGCGAGAGAGTCGTACGTGGAGACGGAGCTGATCTTTGCTTTAGCTAAAACAAACCGTCTGGCTGAGCTGGAAGAGTTTGTCAGTGGGCCTAACAATGCTCACATACAGCAG GTGGGTGATAGATGTTACGATGAGGGAATGTATGACGCAGCCAAGCTCTTGTACAACAATGTGTCCAACTTTGCTCGCCTCGCATCCACACTAGTCCACCTCGGAGAGTACCAGGCAGCTGTGGACAGTGCCAGGAAAGCCAACAGCACAAGGACATGGAAGGAG GTGTGTTTCGCCTGTGTGGATGGCGAGGAGTTTCGGCTGGCACAAATCTGCGGCCTTCACATAGTGATCCATGCTGACGAGCTTGAGGACCTGATCAGCTACTATCAGGACCGCGGGTACTTTGAAGAACTCATTGCTCTGCTGGAGGCTGCGCTGGGTCTGGAGCGGGCCCACATGGGCATGTTCACTGAGCTCGCCATCCTCTACTCAAAGTTCAAACCTCAGAAGATGAGGGAGCACCTGGAGCTCTTCTGGTCCAGAGTCAACATCCCAAag GTCCTTCGTGCAGCAGAGCAGTCTCATCTCTGGGCAGAGCTGGTTTTTCTTTACGATAAATATGAGGAGTATGACAATGCTGCCATCACGATGATGTCTCATGCGACAGATGCGTGGAAAGAAGGGCCGTTCAAGGACATTATTGCTAAG GTTGCCAATGTGGAGTTGTACTATAAATCTCTTTCCTTCTACCTGGAATACAAACCCCTCTTAATGAATGACCTGCTGACCATTCTGTCGCCGCGGTTGGACCACAGCCGAGCTGTCACCTTTTTCAGCAAG ATGAACCAGCTGAAGTTGGTCAAGCCTTACCTGCGGTCCGTCCAGaatcacaacaacaagtccGTCAACGAAGCCCTCAACAAcctgctgacggaggaggaaGACTACCAG GGCCTGAGAGCATCCATCGATGCCTATGACAACTTTGATACCATTGACCTGGCGCAGAGGTTAGAGAAACATGAACTGATTGAGTTCAGGCGCATCGCTGCTTACCTGTACAAGGGCAACAACCGCTGGAGACAGAGTGTCGAGCTCTGCAAGAAGGACAAACTCTACAAG GATGCCATGCTATACGCCGCAGAGTCTAAGGACGCAGAGCTGGCAGAGACTCTGCTCCAGTGGTTCCTGGAAGAGGGCAGGAAGGAGTGCTTCGCTGCCTGCCTGTTCGCCTCCTATGACCTGCTGCACCCTGACGTGGTGCTGGAGCTGGCCTGGAGGCACAACATCATGGACTTTGCCATGCCGTACTTCATCCAGGTCATGAGAGAGTACATGACAAAG GTGGACAAACTGGAGGAGGCAGACAGCCAAAGGAAAACTGAAGAGGAGGTGACAGAGCCTCAGCCCATAGTGTTTG GCCAGCAGCTGATGTTGCCTGCCTCTCCTGCTCCAGTGGCTCCCCAGCCAGCGTACCCGGGCTACGGCTACCCCGCCGCCCCTGCGGGCTTCCCCGCTCAGCCCGCTTATGGCTTCAACATATAG
- the cltcl1 gene encoding clathrin heavy chain 1 isoform X4 has product MAQILPIRFQEHLQLQNMGVNPANIGFSYLTMESDKFICIREKVGDQNQVVIVDMSDPTNPIRRPISADSAIMNPASKVIALKAAKTLQIFNIEMKSKVKAHTMTEEVMFWKWISVNTVALVTDTAVFHWSMEGDSQPTKVFDRHASLAGCQIINYRTDEQQKWLLLIGISAQQNRVVGAMQLYSVDRKVSQPIEGHAAAFGEFKVEGNANASTLFCFAVRSQAGGKLHIIEVGQPAAGNQPFAKKAVDVFFPPEAQTDFPVAMQIGNKHGVIYLITKYGYIHLYDLESGVCIYMNRISAETIFVTAPHEATSGIIGVNKKGQVLSVCVEEENIVNYATNVLQNPDLALRIAVRSNLAGAEEVFARKFNTLFAQGSYSESAKVAASAPKGILRTAETIRKFQSVPAQPGQASPLLQYFGILLDQGQLNKFESLELCRPVLQQGRKQLLEKWLKEDKLECSEELGDLVKASDPTLALSVYLRANVPNKVIQCFAETGQFQKIVLYAKKVGFTPDWVFLLRNVMRVNPDQGLQFAQMLVQDEEPLANINQIVDVFMEGNLIQQCTSFLLDALKNNRPAEGHLQTRLLEMNLIHAPQVADAILGNQMFTHYDRPHVAQLCEKAGLLQRALEHYTDLYDIKRAVVHTHLLNPEWLVNFFGSLSVEDSVECLRAMLSANIRQNLQLCVQVASKYHEQLGTQALVELFESFKSYEGLFYFLGSIVNFSQEPDVHFKYIQAACKTGQIKEVERICRESNCYDPERVKNFLKEAKLTDQLPLIIVCDRFDFVHDLVLYLYRNNLQKYIEIYVQKVNPSRLPVVIGGLLDVDCAEDVIKNLITVVKGQFSTDELVEEVEKRNRLKLLLSWLESRIHDGCEEPATHNALAKIYIDSNNTPERFLKENTFYDSAVVGKYCEKRDPHLACVAYERGQCDLDLIKVCNENSLFKSEARYLVRRKDPELWANVLEENNPFKRQLIDQVVQTALTETQDPEEVSVTVKAFMTADLPNELIELLEKIVLDNSVFSEHRNLQNLLILTAIKADRTRVMEYINKLDNYDAPDIANIAISNELFEEAFAIFKKFDVNTSAIQVLIEHIGNLDRAYEFAERCNEPAVWSQLARAQLQRDLVKEAIDSYIKAVDPSAYMEVVNAASKNNNWEDLVKFLQMARKKARESYVETELIFALAKTNRLAELEEFVSGPNNAHIQQVGDRCYDEGMYDAAKLLYNNVSNFARLASTLVHLGEYQAAVDSARKANSTRTWKEVCFACVDGEEFRLAQICGLHIVIHADELEDLISYYQDRGYFEELIALLEAALGLERAHMGMFTELAILYSKFKPQKMREHLELFWSRVNIPKVLRAAEQSHLWAELVFLYDKYEEYDNAAITMMSHATDAWKEGPFKDIIAKVANVELYYKSLSFYLEYKPLLMNDLLTILSPRLDHSRAVTFFSKMNQLKLVKPYLRSVQNHNNKSVNEALNNLLTEEEDYQGLRASIDAYDNFDTIDLAQRLEKHELIEFRRIAAYLYKGNNRWRQSVELCKKDKLYKDAMLYAAESKDAELAETLLQWFLEEGRKECFAACLFASYDLLHPDVVLELAWRHNIMDFAMPYFIQVMREYMTKVDKLEEADSQRKTEEEVTEPQPIVFGQQLMLPASPAPVAPQPAYPGYGYPAAPAGFPAQPAYGFNI; this is encoded by the exons TTGCAGAACATGGGCGTGAACCCAGCCAACATTGGGTTCAGCTATCTGACCATGGAGTCGGACAAGTTCATCTGCATCAGAGAGAAGGTTGGCGATCAGAACCAGGTGGTGATCGTGGACATGTCCGACCCCACCAACCCAATCAGGAGGCCGATCTCTGCCGACAGCGCCATCATGAACCCCGCCAGCAAGGTCATCGCCCTGAAAG CTGCCAAAACTCTTCAGATCTTCAACATAGAGATGAAGAGTAAGGTGAAGGCTCACACAATGACTGAGGAGGTCATGTTCTGGAAGTGGATATCGGTAAACACCGTTGCCTTGGTGACTGATACGGCTGTCTTTCACTGGAGCATGGAGGGGGATTCCCAACCCACCAAAGTATTCGATCGGCACGCCAGTCTGGCGGGATGTCAGATCATCAACTACAGAACTGACGAACAACAGAAGTGGCTACTGCTGATAGGGATTTCTGCACAG CAAAATCGTGTTGTTGGGGCGATGCAGCTGTATTCTGTTGACAGGAAAGTGTCCCAGCCCATCGAGGGGCACGCTGCTGCCTTCGGGGAGTTCAAAGTGGAGGGAAATGCCAATGCATCCACCCTCTTCTGCTTTGCTGTGCGCTCACAGGCTGGGGGAAAG TTGCACATCATTGAAGTTGGTCAACCGGCTGCAGGAAACCAGCCATTTGCTAAGAAAGCAGTGGACGTGTTCTTCCCTCCAGAGGCCCAGACAGACTTTCCTGTAGCTATGCAG ATTGGTAACAAGCACGGTGTAATATATTTGATCACAAAGTACGGTTACATTCACCTGTATGACCTGGAGTCTGGAGTGTGCATCTACATGAACCGAATCAGTGCAGAGACCATCTTTGTAACCGCCCCTCATGAAGCCACCTCGGGAATTATTGGGGTCAACAAGAAGGGACAG gtattgtcagtgtgtgttgagGAGGAAAACATTGTCAACTATGCCACCAACGTCCTGCAGAATCCAGATCTAGCCTTAAGGATTGCTGTGAGGTCAAACCTCGCTGGAGCTGAGGAGGTTTTTGCCCGAAAGTTCAACACTCTGTTTGCCCAGGGAAGTTATTCAGAGTCTGCAAAGGTTGCTGCATCAGCACCCAAG GGTATCCTGCGGACGGCAGAGACCATCCGTAAATTTCAGAGTGTCCCGGCCCAGCCAGGTCAGGCCTCTCCACTGTTGCAGTACTTTGGTATTCTGCTGGACCAAGGCCAGCTCAACAAGTTTGAGTCTCTGGAGCTGTGCAGGCCCGTCCTGCAGCAGGGCCGCAAGCAATTACTAGAGAAATGGCTAAAGGAGGACAAG CTGGAGTGCTCAGAGGAACTGGGAGACCTGGTGAAGGCCTCTGACCCCACCCTCGCTCTTAGTGTGTACCTCAGAGCTAACGTCCCCAACAAGGTCATACAGTGCTTCGCTGAGACAGGCCAGTTCCAGAAGATAGTGCTGTATGCTAAAAAG GTGGGCTTCACCCCAGACTGGGTGTTTTTGCTGAGAAATGTGATGCGTGTCAATCCAGACCAGGGACTGCAGTTTGCCCAGATGCTGGTACAGGATGAGGAGCCGCTGGCCAACATCaaccag ATCGTAGATGTGTTCATGGAGGGCAACCTGATCCAGCAGTGCACCTCCTTCCTGTTAGATGCACTAAAGAACAACCGCCCAGCCGAAGGACACTTGCAGACGCGTCTGCTTGAGATGAACCTCATACATGCTCCGCAG GTGGCAGATGCGATCCTGGGGAACCAGATGTTCACCCACTATGACCGTCCCCACGTTGCTCAGCTGTGTGAGAAGGCAGGACTGCTGCAGAGAGCCCTCGAACACTACACCGACCTGTATGATATCAAACGAGCCGTGGTGCACACACATCTGCTCAACCCTGAG TGGCTGGTGAACTTCTTTGGCTCTTTATCAGTTGAAGACTCGGTGGAGTGTTTAAGAGCCATGTTATCTGCTAACATCAGGCAGaacctgcagctgtgtgtccaGGTAGCGTCTAAGTATCATGAGCAGCTGGGGACTCAGGCATTAGTGGAGCTCTTTGAATCCTTCAAGAGTTATGAGG GCTTGTTTTACTTCCTTGGGTCGATTGTGAATTTCAGCCAGGAGCCTGACGTTCACTTTAAGTACATCCAGGCTGCCTGCAAAACAGGCCAGATCAAAGAAGTGGAAAGAATCTGTAGAGAGAGCAATTGCTACGACCCGGAGAGGGTTAAAAACTTCCTAAAG GAGGCCAAGCTAACAGACCAGCTTCCTCTTATCATTGTGTGCGATCGCTTTGACTTTGTCCATGACCTGGTGCTCTACCTCTACCGCAACAATCTACAGAAATACATTGAGATCTACGTACAGAAA GTGAACCCCAGTCGTCTACCGGTGGTGATAGGCGGTCTGTTGGATGTCGACTGTGCTGAGGATGTCATTAAGAACCTGATCACGGTGGTCAAAGGGCAGTTTTCCACTGATgagctggtggaggaggtggagaagaggaACAG GTTAAAACTTCTTCTGTCATGGCTGGAGTCCCGTATCCACGATGGATGCGAGGAGCCGGCTACCCACAATGCCCTGGCCAAGATCTACATTGACAGCAACAACACACCCGAGCGCTTCCTGAAGGAGAACACATTCTACGACAGTGCCGTGGTCGGAAAATACTGCGAGAAGAGAGACCCCCACCTGGCCTGTGTGGCTTATGAGAGAGGACAGTGTGACCTGGATCTCATCAAA GTGTGCAATGAGAACTCGTTATTCAAGAGTGAGGCTCGATATCTGGTGCGACGGAAAGATCCCGAGCTTTGGGCGAACGTGCTGGAAGAAAACAACCCTTTCAAAAGACAACTCATCGACCAG GTGGTGCAGACAGCACTGACAGAGACCCAGGACCCAGAGGAGGTGTCAGTCACAGTCAAGGCCTTCATGACTGCAGACCTGCCCAACGAGCTGATCGAACTTCTGGAGAAGATTGTACTTGATAACTCCGTCTTCAGTGAACACAG AAACCTCCAGAACCTGCTGATTTTGACGGCCATCAAAGCCGACCGCACTCGTGTGATGGAATACATCAACAAGCTAGACAACTACGACGCTCCAGACATTGCTAATATTGCCATCAGCAATGAGCTCTTTGAAGAAGCGTTTGCTATTTTCAAGAAGTTTGATGTCAACACATCAGCCATACAg GTATTGATAGAGCACATAGGGAACTTGGATCGAGCCTATGAGTTTGCTGAGCGCTGCAATGAGCCTGCGGTGTGGAGCCAGTTAGCCAGAGCTCAGCTGCAAAGAGACCTGGTAAAGGAGGCCATTGACTCGTATATCAAAGCCGTTGATCCTTCAGCGTACATGGAGGTGGTCAACGCAGCCAGCAAGAACA ATAACTGGGAAGACTTGGTTAAATTCCTTCAGATGGCTCGAAAGAAAGCGAGAGAGTCGTACGTGGAGACGGAGCTGATCTTTGCTTTAGCTAAAACAAACCGTCTGGCTGAGCTGGAAGAGTTTGTCAGTGGGCCTAACAATGCTCACATACAGCAG GTGGGTGATAGATGTTACGATGAGGGAATGTATGACGCAGCCAAGCTCTTGTACAACAATGTGTCCAACTTTGCTCGCCTCGCATCCACACTAGTCCACCTCGGAGAGTACCAGGCAGCTGTGGACAGTGCCAGGAAAGCCAACAGCACAAGGACATGGAAGGAG GTGTGTTTCGCCTGTGTGGATGGCGAGGAGTTTCGGCTGGCACAAATCTGCGGCCTTCACATAGTGATCCATGCTGACGAGCTTGAGGACCTGATCAGCTACTATCAGGACCGCGGGTACTTTGAAGAACTCATTGCTCTGCTGGAGGCTGCGCTGGGTCTGGAGCGGGCCCACATGGGCATGTTCACTGAGCTCGCCATCCTCTACTCAAAGTTCAAACCTCAGAAGATGAGGGAGCACCTGGAGCTCTTCTGGTCCAGAGTCAACATCCCAAag GTCCTTCGTGCAGCAGAGCAGTCTCATCTCTGGGCAGAGCTGGTTTTTCTTTACGATAAATATGAGGAGTATGACAATGCTGCCATCACGATGATGTCTCATGCGACAGATGCGTGGAAAGAAGGGCCGTTCAAGGACATTATTGCTAAG GTTGCCAATGTGGAGTTGTACTATAAATCTCTTTCCTTCTACCTGGAATACAAACCCCTCTTAATGAATGACCTGCTGACCATTCTGTCGCCGCGGTTGGACCACAGCCGAGCTGTCACCTTTTTCAGCAAG ATGAACCAGCTGAAGTTGGTCAAGCCTTACCTGCGGTCCGTCCAGaatcacaacaacaagtccGTCAACGAAGCCCTCAACAAcctgctgacggaggaggaaGACTACCAG GGCCTGAGAGCATCCATCGATGCCTATGACAACTTTGATACCATTGACCTGGCGCAGAGGTTAGAGAAACATGAACTGATTGAGTTCAGGCGCATCGCTGCTTACCTGTACAAGGGCAACAACCGCTGGAGACAGAGTGTCGAGCTCTGCAAGAAGGACAAACTCTACAAG GATGCCATGCTATACGCCGCAGAGTCTAAGGACGCAGAGCTGGCAGAGACTCTGCTCCAGTGGTTCCTGGAAGAGGGCAGGAAGGAGTGCTTCGCTGCCTGCCTGTTCGCCTCCTATGACCTGCTGCACCCTGACGTGGTGCTGGAGCTGGCCTGGAGGCACAACATCATGGACTTTGCCATGCCGTACTTCATCCAGGTCATGAGAGAGTACATGACAAAG GTGGACAAACTGGAGGAGGCAGACAGCCAAAGGAAAACTGAAGAGGAGGTGACAGAGCCTCAGCCCATAGTGTTTG GCCAGCAGCTGATGTTGCCTGCCTCTCCTGCTCCAGTGGCTCCCCAGCCAGCGTACCCGGGCTACGGCTACCCCGCCGCCCCTGCGGGCTTCCCCGCTCAGCCCGCTTATGGCTTCAACATATAG